A window of Chanos chanos chromosome 15, fChaCha1.1, whole genome shotgun sequence genomic DNA:
TTTCACTCgtctggcctttttttttctgtctttttgaacCTCCTTAAAAATTCTGATTTAGTTGCGCCCAGTGCTTCTGCTATGACGCAGTATTACTGGCCGCAAACAAGGAATGATTACACCGTATTGTGAATACAGTTAAAAAGTGAAAGCTTAAAAGCTGGCCTCTCAGTGAATGTTAAGATAACTAAGACAATGATTTTGACCAAGAAACCGGAGATAATAGTGGATGGTGTAGAACTTGAACAAGTGAAGCGATGCAAATATCTTGGTCAGACCTTAGTAACCCGACAGTGACTCTATACCGAAAGACATATCGGAGGGAAGAATAGATGGCAAATGATCGAGGGGACGACAGCGCAGAATTTGGATGGACGATATCAGGAGCTGAACATTGTTAACTACAAACCAGGCAACAATATCAGCCGCAGACAGAAACTGTTGGAGAACCGTTTCGCGTCGACCTCTGGACCAGAGATGacgctgatgatgatgatgaagaagagtgCTCCTGCTCcacctcaaacataatgaaCAGTTGAACTGAGATCGTCAGCTAAATGAAGAAGAATCTGAAAATTAAATTTGTGATGAATAATCTTGATATAAATATGTCTACATCACACTAATGGTTTCTGAGCAACATTTGTGCGCCGATATTTCGTACTGATATTTTGTTCTGATATTGAGGCTTGACGGGAAACAGATTATCTGATCTTTCTGAATCTGTCCTATCCCCAGCCGCTCCTACGCAGCCTCCCTGGGCGAGATTGCTGTGGCGTTTGATTTTGGCCCACTGGCAGATGTCCCCTCCCAGTTCGCGGGTCGGCGGGGGAAGGACGGCGCGCTGGTTTATCCCTTATACATCCTGTATGAAAACGGAGAGACCTACCTgtgctacgtctctctctcacccaggtAGAGTAAACCTCGCTAAACTAATACCACAACCACTTAACTACAGCAAgctgtctctgttgtttttggctCCTGGTCTTCTCAGTGATACTAAGCACAGCCtattaatctttctttttttttttcctcacatatttatttgcttttgtttttttcagtcttgGTAACCTGGGTAAGCCAGTGGGCCCTTTACCCATGTACCCCGCAGCGGAAGATAACTACGGTTACGACGCGTgcgctgttctctgtctgccctgCGTCCCAAACATCCTGGTGATCGCTACGGAAACGGGAACGCTGTATCACTGTGTGGTGCTGGaagctgaggaggaggaggacggtggagtgagtttttttttttccacagattcttctagaaaaaaaaaagaaaagaaagaaaaagagttggATGTGCTTCACGTTATTATAGCAGTGAAATGCCACATAGAGGGTCTGAATTGTTAGCTTGTTTAGTTTTTCATTCTTACTTTACTTGAGTGGACTTTGAATCAGGATTTGGCATGCGTAATGTTTATTTAGAGGAGTATGTCTAATTCCACATTACGGTGATGTGTGTAGGCTGTGGAGAGGTGGTCCAGGGGGTCGGAGACAGTGCCATCGCTCtacgtgtttgagtgtgtggagtTAGAACTCACTCTCAAATTAGCCACcggagaagaggaggagctaGTCGAGTCAGACTTCACCTGTCCAATCAGATTACACAGAGGTATGGAGGCTGTGTTCAGGCACagaattttctgttttacactttacagttcTTGCATTACATATATCGTTACAGTTCATGATTGAAATGCTGTATTGTGACTGATAGTTAACCATTTAATTGTTCAATTTCTGCCTGTATTCATCCACATTTAATAAGACGTTGATTTTGCACAATGGTCATTACTTTTTATGTCCCTTCTAAAGACAGTTGGTCTCTAATTAGCTGTCATAGAAGAGGACATATATACTAGTGAACGCTTATACAAAAAATTATTTTCTATCTTAAATTTCTAATTACATTAGGAGCATCTGTAGAAATTTGTCTTTAGCTACAGCATAATAAATTATGGGATGTGATGTGTCAACCAGTGGCAAAACAGTCCTAATTAAATACTTGGCAATTTTAAGTAGTGACATAAGAAAATGTACCAAAGAGTCCAAAACGGGTCGAATACTTCATGTAGTCTTTAACCTGtgagtattatttatttacttgtttgcctcttcttcttcttctcattattaTTGTCCTTACGCTTTTTCCCCAGACCCTCTTTGCCAGCACAGATACCACTGCACCCACGAGGCAGGCGTCCACAGCGTGGGTCTCACATGGTTTAATAAACTCCACAAGTTTCTGAACTCAGGTCAGTGCCGAGCCTCTCTCCCGGTGAACTCACCGTGTGATTTGATTAAACAGCTGAGTGGCGTGAGCGAGCGCGGAGAACGGAGTGATTCAGTGctaaatgtgactgtgtgttgactgtgcaGATGAAGAGGACAAAGACAGCTTGCAGGAGCTGGCAGCGGAACAGCGCTGTATTGTGGAACATATCTTGTGTACTAGGCCTCTCCCCACCAGGTAGGAATGTTACTACAATGGACCGCATAGCaatagaaatacacacacacatctcttattATTCTaccttaagtgtgtgtgtgtgtgtgtgttgattggtATACAAAGTCTATACATATGAACATGTGAATGGCTCCGCTGTTGTTTCTGGAGTTAGTGAATTAATGAAAAGCGCTACAGGGAACGCTAATTCGTGAGGTGAATTTAAATTgactcttttgttttctctctctctggctcttagTTTACCGTCTCCCGTGCAGGGGTTTTGGATCGTATCAGACCTGTCCCTGGGCGCCACCATGATCTGCGTGACCAGTAGCTGTGAATGTCTCCTTCTACCCTTGCTGTATGTCCCATTCAACCTTACACAGATAAACCCTTCATTTGAATAGGGCTTCATGTCTAGACATAGATTTCAGATGCACATGTATGTATCTTGGACATAATTCTTTACTCTTCAGTGATTGgggcgtttttgtttttttttcctcttgttacAGGAGTTCTATTCGTCCTCCGTCCCCTCCCCTGCTGTGTTCTCGCCCTGTGGTTGGCTCAGGGAGCTCCCCCTTGAGCCGATTGGCCGAGGACTCGTTCGAGCAGCACATTCGTAACATCCTGGCGCGCAGCTCGATGAATCCCGTCATACTCAAGTAAGATCACACCGGTGCACCTTTAAACATCGTTCTTATCTTTATTTACCGTCTACATTACCGATTTATGTGACAGTCCGTCAGAGTTATCCATCAAAGCGATCGGTGTTTTAGCCCGGAATGCTGGGGTCATGCAGTCCaacgcacagacatgtcataTTTGGCCTTTCCTAGAATTAAACCCTTTGTCCTTCCAATTAGCACATCAAGCTTACCTTTCCCAAGTCTTGTGCTTGTCTTGTGCTGTAAgtggtgttttgttgtgtcGTGTCGTGTTGTGCTGTGTCCCAGGGCAGGGGACAAAGACTCGTCCCCCGCTCCCCCGGAGTGTCTCCAGCTGCTGAGTCGTGCCACACAGGTGTTCAGGGAGGAGTACATCCTGAAACAGGACATGGCCCGCGAGGAGATGCAGAGGAGGTACGTCCTTAACGCCGCCCGTCAGCGCGTTCTTAAACGGAGGGAGGAATTCAGCCGCGACGCGAAGGGCGTTTTTCACCCTGCGTTTGGCGAGAAACGTGCACGTTTTTTGATAGGATGCTTGTTTTGATGGGATTTGTGATGTCTCTGCTCTTTGTACACGGGTTAAATCTATGCACAGATGTTGGCCTGCGTGGCAGTTTTATGACCCGTCACTGTAAATTTAACCACAACACAGAATAAGTAGAAGAACTAACAGAATTCTTTTCCACATGTGAGAGTCATTTTTAGCtggctaacttttttttttttccccataaaaatgtttgtgcagtgttttcCTTTTAGTTCTAAAAATGGATGACAGACTGGAGATGGTGAAATCTGTTGTCCTCGTTGTTAATCTCTTACGCAGAGTGAAGCTTCTTGCgggacaaaagaacaaacagctGGAGGATCTGGCTCTgtgcagagaggagaggtagCTACGCAGAACCCGACCCGAAAGAACCCCGAAACCGAACCCGTGTTTCTGAGCCAAGGCCCAGTCAGAGGAGAGCACTTCCAAATCGCAGTTTgcgtttgttttgaaaaaacgCTTACTGCACAGCATTGTTTGATTTCCTACTCTGCTGACATCTAAATGTGATAATTCGGTTTAGTCATGAGTGTAATTAGATTATAAGTAGCTTAAAAATAAACGGGGCTTTCGCAACGCTGGCCTTTGGGGGGGGCTTATTGACTGCACCATTGGATTCGTATAAATTTTATTGGCCTGCGACAGACAGCAAAAGCAGGCAGTAGTTCCAGGCAGCTGGGACCTCGTTATATTGAACCGAATGCTCTTGTGTCTGGCCTTATTAGGAAGAGTTTGCGTGAGGCTGCGGAACGATTGGCCGAGAAATATGAAGACGCCAAGTATCGCCAGGACGCCATAATGAACAGGTCAACTAATCCTCTGGACTTTATATTACGTTTGGATTGTTTCAGTTTATACCAGCAAATGTTTTCAGAGTGAGCTGACAACAGACGCCTACGATGGGTAACGCTGTGGCGTAGTGCGTGCAGATTACTGTCTGAATGAGAGTCTTTTTTAGTACTAACTGTGTACGAGTATCAGATTCAGGATACATtgacgtgagtgtgtgttgtgatgtgtgtgtgtgcctgagagagagagagagagagaggcaggtcACGTGATTTTGGTGTtcattgcgtgtgtgtttcagagtgaaGCAGGTGCTGGGTAGTCTGCGCAGTCAGCTCCCAGTGTTGTCCGACAGCGAGAAGGACATGAGGAAAGAGCTCCAGAACATCAACGACCAGCTCCGTCACCTAGGCAACGGGATCAAACAGGTCAGACACCAGCATCTGACATTTCACTGAAATCCTCTTCAAAAGTATATATTCAACTCCTGtccagtaatttttttttttttctttcttgaaaaGGATATTTCTAGAACATTACCCAGGAGTCAATAAATATGGATCTGTTAAAATGTTCATGATAGCATTTGGAATGActttcaggttttttgtttttattttttttagtggaaAGGTCGGGCTTACACTGCGGGTCTACCCGATAAGACTTTGATGTCTCCATAGAAGACCGCACAGAAAATGTTAAgcgtaacttttttttctctctctctctctctctctctctctgtggacaatACACTGAGCAGGTCAATATGAAGATGGAGTACCAGAAGAAACAGATGGATAAAGGAGAGGCCCCTGCTCGAGGCAGCATAGCCCTGAGCGCTCATCAGAGGAAATGTGTCCAGGGCGTGCTCAAGGAACAGTGAGTACCACACACCCAGCTctcttctggaacattccaccTTTCCGTTCGCAACCTATGGAAAATATGAGGTGGATACATCGACAAATGAAATTATTTATGATCCTTTTCATTTCCTGACGAGAGAACTCTTTCACGCACCACAATGAGATAGCAGCACGTTTGCCGTTTAGTGTTTAGCTGaggttttcctgtgtttttgtcGTCGTGGTAATggtgttctgttcttttcttcctcaGGGGCGAACACATCGCAGACATGATGAAACAAATTAAAGACATAAAGAACCACTTCAGTTTCTGAATGACAGGAACCAGCATTCCACCAAATGTTTACCAGAAGACAGATTGTGTCGTGACATGTAATTAGATCATTTTGGCTCAGAAAAAGGACTATTGTTTAGTATgctggggtttttgttgttttttttccctcctccttcttAAATAATCTTACATATGGCATTTGTATTCTTTATCTGCAAATGAAACCAGTGCCGTTGGGAGAAGactacatttttactttttaaacttCTATCTGAGCAAAATTATAAACTTTTGTTAATATGTCTGATGTAATAAgataataaaaatgtgttttggttttttttttttttaaatattgaaatcAGGACTGAGCTGTGGTCTTTGGAAGCCGCTCTGTGTATTTTTGCCTTAAGACAATAATGCGTCTGTCGGATTACTCATGTCTTTCTTTAGACGGTCGGATCCCAGCGGACACGCGGACTTCCTCCTCTCGTCTCTCATGTTCTGAGTGTGACTAAAGCGACCGTCATCTGGCGCCGGGTGTCAGGAACAGGAGGGAGGGCGGGAGCTGGTCGCGTGTCCCCTGTGTGACTCTTATCTTTGCATCTTTAGTGTCtcgtttcccccccccccccgggtttATTACGCCGTTGCGGGAAGAGAACACCCATCAGCTCCACCTCACGAGGTAAATAGGGACTATTTGGCCGCAGTACCTGCCCCTGGAAAACTGACGGATT
This region includes:
- the nup88 gene encoding nucleoporin 88 codes for the protein MAAVASDRWRSVLPEHDIFIKLRERSHVDSQATSKKTAKNLTFCLNGDLFIWDEAESVFYTTNLRQLNSEDDLDTAKYQTLLCINPPLFEVCQVLLSPTQYHVALIGQRGATILELPQRWGKKSEFEGGRPLINCKTIPVAERFFTSSASITLRQATWYPSETEEPHLVLLTSDNTIRFYDLKEPQTPARVLPVSQSEEDSSVHTRGRSYAASLGEIAVAFDFGPLADVPSQFAGRRGKDGALVYPLYILYENGETYLCYVSLSPSLGNLGKPVGPLPMYPAAEDNYGYDACAVLCLPCVPNILVIATETGTLYHCVVLEAEEEEDGGAVERWSRGSETVPSLYVFECVELELTLKLATGEEEELVESDFTCPIRLHRDPLCQHRYHCTHEAGVHSVGLTWFNKLHKFLNSDEEDKDSLQELAAEQRCIVEHILCTRPLPTSLPSPVQGFWIVSDLSLGATMICVTSSCECLLLPLLSSIRPPSPPLLCSRPVVGSGSSPLSRLAEDSFEQHIRNILARSSMNPVILKAGDKDSSPAPPECLQLLSRATQVFREEYILKQDMAREEMQRRVKLLAGQKNKQLEDLALCREERKSLREAAERLAEKYEDAKYRQDAIMNRVKQVLGSLRSQLPVLSDSEKDMRKELQNINDQLRHLGNGIKQVNMKMEYQKKQMDKGEAPARGSIALSAHQRKCVQGVLKEQGEHIADMMKQIKDIKNHFSF